A genome region from Labrus mixtus chromosome 9, fLabMix1.1, whole genome shotgun sequence includes the following:
- the sebox gene encoding homeobox protein SEBOX, with protein sequence MTLFIDSDFSLLKPSPQRDMMDYKGIFGEQDQCKDPRADGALSSPEPERAAGLTEGQRKRKRTIFSRAQLSELEQAFAVTPYPDITLRERLAAHTHLPESKIQVWFQNRRARSIKTGRFPKSSKSVLAAGGVVDPSPGPVSSTFLTSTALADIFRPEQSHTCEEVPQVFSDWIQIYSNPISSPQPPASSSLHQQTPEPRLWEEDHYHHLHHHQTLGQALPGFLPQPGTRQPHHAASTRSSYQAFRNFKPQTVAAPGAHQAVYRGGPGSGGHTSVDQVVPSHPQQVYWEVTQGQGHSHPHHPQMGPQTSMGYISDLIYNAAIVTNFLEF encoded by the exons ATGACTCTCTTCATAGACTCGGACTTCTCTTTACTCAAACCAAGCCCGCAGAGAGACATGATGGACTATAAGGGGATATTTGGAGAGCAGGATCAATGTAAAG ACCCCCGGGCTGACGGCGCGCTGTCCTCCCCGGAGCCGGAGCGAGCCGCCGGGCTGACGGAGggccagaggaagaggaagaggaccaTCTTCAGCCGAGCCCAGCTGTCCGAGCTGGAGCAGGCCTTCGCTGTGACCCCTTACCCCGACATCACCCTGAGGGAGAGGctggcagcacacacacacctgcctgaGAGCAAGATACAG GTTTGGTTCCAGAACAGAAGAGCCAGAAGCATCAAGACTGGGAGGTTCCCCAAGTCCTCCAAGTCGGTCCTGGCAGCTGGAGGTGTTGTGGATCCGTCTCCTGGGCCGGTCAGCTCCACTTTCCTCACCTCCACGGCCCTGGCAGACATTTTCAGACCTGAGCAGTCCCACACCTGTGAAGAAGTCCCACAGGTGTTCTCAGACTGGATCCAAATCTACAGCAACCCCATTTCATCACCTCAGCCCCCCGCTTCGTCATCCCTCCATCAGCAAACCCCCGAGCCTCGTCTGTGGGAGGAGGACCActaccaccacctccaccaccatcagaccCTAGGACAAGCTCTTCCCGGTTTCCTCCCTCAGCCGGGCACCAGGCAGCCCCACCATGCCGCCTCGACCCGATCCTCCTATCAGGCCTTCAGGAACTTCAAACCCCAGACTGTAGCAGCGCCCGGGGCTCATCAGGCCGTGTACAGAGGCGGACCTGGCAGCGGTGGTCACACCTCTGTAGACCAGGTGGTCCCGTCTCACCCTCAGCAGGTGTACTGGGAGGTAACTCAAGGACAAGGACACAGCCACCCACACCACCCACAGATGGGACCACAGACCTCAATGGGCTACATCTCAGACCTGATCTACAACGCCGCCATCGTCACCAACTTCCTGGAGTTCTAA
- the LOC132979858 gene encoding TOG array regulator of axonemal microtubules protein 1-like, with translation MKKIEGLKRVQDLEQNHLEVLKTKLHDVCLVLIMEVKNLRSAVATEAMCTLADMYVRLQKAMDPEVEATGQALLLKLAQTTSAFIHEQANLALQAMVENCSHAQVLNALLNKGLSHGCVAVRCSMAQYLHQLTDSMGAAQILTAGKGITERILTAVSKIAMDAALEVRQHGQTILLELARQQEFQLLWKKIIPGEERFYLDKLLKKAKK, from the exons ATGAAGAAAATTGAAGGCTTGAAAAGAGTTCAAGATCTTGAACAGAACCACTTGGAGGTCCTCAAAACCAAACTCCATGATGTGTGCCTGGTTCTCATAATGGAG GTGAAAAACCTTCGCTCCGCTGTCGCCACTGAGGCTATGTGCACCTTAGCCGACATGTATGTTCGACTCCAGAAGGCCATGGACCCAGAGGTTGAGGCTACAGGCCAGGCCCTGCTGCTCAAACTGGCACAAACCACCAGCGCCTTTATTCATGAGCAGGCCAATCTTGCACTACAAGCCATGGTGGAAAACTGTAGCCATGCTCAGGTCCTTAACGCCCTGTTGAACAAAGGGCTCAG CCACGGTTGTGTTGCTGTGCGATGCAGCATGGCTCAATACCTGCACCAGCTGACTGACAGCATGGGAGCAGCACAAATCCTCACAGCCGGAAAAGGCATCACGGAGCGCATCCTCACAGCTGTCTCTAAGATCGCTATGGATGCTGCATTGGAAGTTAG GCAACATGGACAAACCATCCTACTTGAACTGGCCCGCCAACAGGAATTTCAACTCCTGTGGAAGAAAATTATCCCTGGTGAAGAACGCTTCTACCTGGACAAGCTCCTAAAGAAGGCCAAGAAATGA
- the smtnl gene encoding smoothelin, like isoform X1, whose product MEAPTLAEMGDACHPCSSSPEGETVCDALARFENTLRDAIREIHVDVSTFKIGMEHRMEETANLSGPLGRAVAQLQQENLQLRSQLEALTRQVELLSGMMCDRSSLLNNGHNGHGQNHKNHLSDIQENHQEIKEVIYGKGEAHTQSQGHLHIQSCSLGSPGQNHISLSSQSSPASPPVTFSPSPSSSSPSVGSRVSSVVTGSVSSSSPSAARFSSRAIFAVSSKTNSIEREEPIEVDPAPTHAALENGHAVTTAEHTASVLGKISPPNDFPHEHTASVAMRMPHLPITATTKTAEMKCPSSPSSPVGSLSSPVSESSPDGNQNQPIEESPLQPVSSTWTPSPVRATGSPRLQEKVNSAPAKSVTYSGLMQHDRDGDESGNRSFGQVGERRRELVRSQTLPRNIGAQARRSIFERLETEASNSRTKPVDSKPKLKRSQSFGVSSASSIKQILLEWCRSKTIGYQNIDIHNFSSSWSDGMAFCALVHSFFPTEFDYTSLSPVNRKHNFELAFGTAEVKAGCDRLIEVDDMMIMGRKPDPMCVFTYVQSLYNHLRKFE is encoded by the exons ATGGAAGCCCCGACCCTGGCTGAGATGGGAGACGCGTGTCACCCCTGCTCTTCCTCCCCAGAGGGGGAGACGGTGTGCGATGCTCTAGCCCGTTTTGAGAATACCCTGCGGGACGCCATCAGGGAGATCCACGTGGATGTCAGCACTTTTAAGATTGGCATGGAGCATCGCATGGAGGAGACGGCCAACCTGAGCGGGCCCCTCGGACGAGCCGTGGCTCAGCTCCAGCAGGAGAACCTGCAGCTCAGGAGCCAGCTGGAGGCTCTCACCCGACAGGTGGAGCTCCTGAGCGGGATGATGTGTGACAGGAGCAGCTTGCTTAACAACGGCCACAACGGTCACGGTCAGAACCACAAGAATCATCTGAGCGACATTCAGGAGAACCATCAGGAGATAAAAGAGGTGATCTATGGGAAAGGTGAAGCTCACACTCAGAGCCAGGGTCACCTCCACATCCAGTCCTGCAGCCTTGGCAGCCCGGGCCAGAACCACATCAGCCTCAGCAGTCAGTCCAGTCCCGCGTCCCCACCTGTGACCTTCTCACCGTCCCCGAGCTCCAGCAGTCCTTCCGTTGGGTCCAGGGTTTCCTCCGTGGTGACCGGCTCAGTGTCAAGCAGCAGCCCCTCCGCCGCCCGCTTCTCCAGCCGAGCCATATTCGCTGTGTCAAGCAAGACCaat agtaTTGAGCGAGAGGAGCCAATAGAGGTGGACCCCGCCCCAACACATGCTGCACTCGAGAACGGACATGCTGTCACCACAG CAGAACATACAGCATCGGTACTCGGAAAGATCTCTCCACCCAATGACTTCCCACATGAGCACACAGCCTCCGTTGCCATGCGGATGCCTCACCTCCCCATCACCGCGACAACTAAAACGGCAGAAATGAAATGCCCCAGCTCTCCCAGCAGCCCTGTTGGCTCTCTGTCCTCTCCGGTCTCCGAGTCCTCACCTGACGGCAACCAGAACCAGCCAATAGAGGAGTCTCCACTTCAACCAG TTTCCTCCACATGGACACCTTCACCTGTCAGAGCTACGGGGTCTCCCCGCCTTCAAG agaAGGTAAACTCAGCCCCAGCTAAGTCTGTGACGTACTCAGGGCTGATGCAGCACGACAG AGACGGCGATGAAAGCGGTAACAGATCCTTCGGGCAGGTAGGTGAGAGGAGGCGGGAGCTGGTGAGGTCACAGACTCTACCTCGAAACATCGGGGCCCAGGCTCGTCGTTCCATCTTTGAGAGGCTGGAAACTGAAGCCAGTAACAG TCGAACAAAACCAGTGGACTCCAAACCCAAACTGAAGCGGTCTCAGAGTTTTGGGGTGTCCAGTGCCAGCAGCATCAAACAGATCCTCCTTGAATGGTGCCGCTCCAAAACCATCGGATACCAG aacaTCGACATCCATAACTTCTCGTCCAGCTGGAGCGACGGGATGGCGTTCTGCGCCCTGGTGCACTCCTTCTTCCCCACCGAGTTCGACTACACCTCTCTGTCCCCCGTCAACCGTAAACACAACTTTGAGCTGGCCTTTGGGACTGCAGA ggtgAAGGCAGGCTGCGACCGGCTGATCGAGGTGGACGACATGATGATCATGGGCCGTAAACCTGACCCCATGTGTGTCTTCACCTACGTCCAGTCGCTCTACAACCACTTGCGCAAATTCGAGTGA
- the smtnl gene encoding smoothelin, like isoform X2: MEAPTLAEMGDACHPCSSSPEGETVCDALARFENTLRDAIREIHVDVSTFKIGMEHRMEETANLSGPLGRAVAQLQQENLQLRSQLEALTRQVELLSGMMCDRSSLLNNGHNGHGQNHKNHLSDIQENHQEIKEVIYGKGEAHTQSQGHLHIQSCSLGSPGQNHISLSSQSSPASPPVTFSPSPSSSSPSVGSRVSSVVTGSVSSSSPSAARFSSRAIFAVSSKTNSIEREEPIEVDPAPTHAALENGHAVTTEHTASVLGKISPPNDFPHEHTASVAMRMPHLPITATTKTAEMKCPSSPSSPVGSLSSPVSESSPDGNQNQPIEESPLQPVSSTWTPSPVRATGSPRLQEKVNSAPAKSVTYSGLMQHDRDGDESGNRSFGQVGERRRELVRSQTLPRNIGAQARRSIFERLETEASNSRTKPVDSKPKLKRSQSFGVSSASSIKQILLEWCRSKTIGYQNIDIHNFSSSWSDGMAFCALVHSFFPTEFDYTSLSPVNRKHNFELAFGTAEVKAGCDRLIEVDDMMIMGRKPDPMCVFTYVQSLYNHLRKFE; the protein is encoded by the exons ATGGAAGCCCCGACCCTGGCTGAGATGGGAGACGCGTGTCACCCCTGCTCTTCCTCCCCAGAGGGGGAGACGGTGTGCGATGCTCTAGCCCGTTTTGAGAATACCCTGCGGGACGCCATCAGGGAGATCCACGTGGATGTCAGCACTTTTAAGATTGGCATGGAGCATCGCATGGAGGAGACGGCCAACCTGAGCGGGCCCCTCGGACGAGCCGTGGCTCAGCTCCAGCAGGAGAACCTGCAGCTCAGGAGCCAGCTGGAGGCTCTCACCCGACAGGTGGAGCTCCTGAGCGGGATGATGTGTGACAGGAGCAGCTTGCTTAACAACGGCCACAACGGTCACGGTCAGAACCACAAGAATCATCTGAGCGACATTCAGGAGAACCATCAGGAGATAAAAGAGGTGATCTATGGGAAAGGTGAAGCTCACACTCAGAGCCAGGGTCACCTCCACATCCAGTCCTGCAGCCTTGGCAGCCCGGGCCAGAACCACATCAGCCTCAGCAGTCAGTCCAGTCCCGCGTCCCCACCTGTGACCTTCTCACCGTCCCCGAGCTCCAGCAGTCCTTCCGTTGGGTCCAGGGTTTCCTCCGTGGTGACCGGCTCAGTGTCAAGCAGCAGCCCCTCCGCCGCCCGCTTCTCCAGCCGAGCCATATTCGCTGTGTCAAGCAAGACCaat agtaTTGAGCGAGAGGAGCCAATAGAGGTGGACCCCGCCCCAACACATGCTGCACTCGAGAACGGACATGCTGTCACCACAG AACATACAGCATCGGTACTCGGAAAGATCTCTCCACCCAATGACTTCCCACATGAGCACACAGCCTCCGTTGCCATGCGGATGCCTCACCTCCCCATCACCGCGACAACTAAAACGGCAGAAATGAAATGCCCCAGCTCTCCCAGCAGCCCTGTTGGCTCTCTGTCCTCTCCGGTCTCCGAGTCCTCACCTGACGGCAACCAGAACCAGCCAATAGAGGAGTCTCCACTTCAACCAG TTTCCTCCACATGGACACCTTCACCTGTCAGAGCTACGGGGTCTCCCCGCCTTCAAG agaAGGTAAACTCAGCCCCAGCTAAGTCTGTGACGTACTCAGGGCTGATGCAGCACGACAG AGACGGCGATGAAAGCGGTAACAGATCCTTCGGGCAGGTAGGTGAGAGGAGGCGGGAGCTGGTGAGGTCACAGACTCTACCTCGAAACATCGGGGCCCAGGCTCGTCGTTCCATCTTTGAGAGGCTGGAAACTGAAGCCAGTAACAG TCGAACAAAACCAGTGGACTCCAAACCCAAACTGAAGCGGTCTCAGAGTTTTGGGGTGTCCAGTGCCAGCAGCATCAAACAGATCCTCCTTGAATGGTGCCGCTCCAAAACCATCGGATACCAG aacaTCGACATCCATAACTTCTCGTCCAGCTGGAGCGACGGGATGGCGTTCTGCGCCCTGGTGCACTCCTTCTTCCCCACCGAGTTCGACTACACCTCTCTGTCCCCCGTCAACCGTAAACACAACTTTGAGCTGGCCTTTGGGACTGCAGA ggtgAAGGCAGGCTGCGACCGGCTGATCGAGGTGGACGACATGATGATCATGGGCCGTAAACCTGACCCCATGTGTGTCTTCACCTACGTCCAGTCGCTCTACAACCACTTGCGCAAATTCGAGTGA